From one Paenibacillus sp. FSL K6-1330 genomic stretch:
- a CDS encoding glycoside hydrolase family 43 protein, translating to MNINNPIIPGWYADPEARTYEGKHWIYATRSFTEYTMQMNLDAFSSDDLVHWEKHEGIIEMADFPWIWRAVWAPTHIERQGKYYLVFASNDIQSNEETGGLEIAVADRPEGPYRGYLGKPLVDKFIHQAQPIDAHLFKDEDGTIYLYYGGWGHCNVARMNEEMTGFVPLADDGNEIFRSITPEGYVEGPCMIKKDGLYYLMWSMGGWTNGTYRVAYGVSDSPLGPFKNEGTILERQEPIAEGPGHHGYLHLQERDEWLIVYHRRIIGDTEPGHRQLCMDRMRIGNGKIEPVIMT from the coding sequence TGCGACGCGGTCCTTCACGGAATATACGATGCAGATGAATCTGGACGCATTCAGTTCCGACGATCTGGTCCATTGGGAGAAACACGAAGGCATTATCGAAATGGCGGATTTTCCATGGATATGGAGGGCGGTTTGGGCACCGACCCATATCGAGCGCCAAGGGAAATATTATCTCGTGTTTGCATCGAACGATATTCAATCGAACGAGGAAACCGGCGGCTTGGAAATCGCCGTTGCGGACCGTCCGGAAGGGCCGTACAGAGGCTACTTGGGGAAGCCGCTCGTGGATAAGTTCATTCATCAGGCACAGCCGATCGATGCGCATCTATTCAAGGACGAAGACGGAACGATCTATCTGTATTATGGCGGATGGGGGCACTGCAACGTTGCACGGATGAACGAAGAGATGACGGGATTCGTTCCATTGGCAGACGACGGCAATGAAATTTTCCGTTCCATTACGCCGGAGGGATACGTGGAAGGTCCTTGTATGATTAAGAAGGACGGACTTTATTATCTCATGTGGTCCATGGGCGGATGGACGAATGGAACCTATCGCGTTGCCTATGGCGTAAGCGACAGCCCGCTCGGTCCATTCAAGAATGAAGGCACGATTCTAGAGCGACAGGAGCCGATTGCCGAAGGACCCGGTCATCATGGCTACTTGCATCTGCAAGAGAGAGATGAATGGCTTATCGTATACCACCGCCGAATCATTGGAGACACCGAGCCGGGCCATCGCCAGCTATGTATGGATCGGATGCGGATCGGCAACGGCAAGATTGAGCCGGTCATCATGACTTAA
- a CDS encoding uracil-DNA glycosylase, with the protein MAILKNDWASYLEQEFTKPYYLQLREFLIEEYRTKTIYPDKYDIFNALHYTSLADTRVVILGQDPYHGPGQAHGLSFSVKEGVSTPPSLQNMFKELQDDLGCFIPNNGHLLTWAQQGVLLLNTVLTVRAHEANSHKNRGWESFTDKVIETINRKNEPVVFLLWGSHAQKKAELITNRQHTLIRSPHPSPLSAHRGFFGSRPFSRANECLRNMGLQEIDWQIPNL; encoded by the coding sequence ATGGCTATATTGAAGAATGACTGGGCGTCATATTTAGAGCAAGAGTTTACGAAACCATACTATTTACAGCTGCGGGAATTTCTCATTGAGGAATATCGGACGAAGACTATTTATCCTGATAAATACGATATTTTTAACGCGCTGCACTATACGTCGCTGGCCGACACCAGAGTTGTCATTTTGGGCCAGGATCCTTATCATGGACCGGGACAGGCCCACGGCTTAAGCTTCTCTGTCAAAGAGGGCGTCAGCACGCCTCCTTCCTTGCAAAATATGTTCAAGGAGCTTCAGGATGATCTGGGCTGCTTCATTCCCAACAACGGCCATCTGCTAACATGGGCGCAGCAAGGGGTACTCCTTCTAAATACGGTTCTCACTGTAAGGGCCCATGAAGCGAATTCTCATAAAAACAGGGGATGGGAAAGCTTTACGGATAAGGTCATTGAGACGATCAATCGGAAAAATGAGCCTGTCGTGTTCCTGTTATGGGGAAGCCACGCCCAGAAGAAGGCGGAGCTCATTACGAATCGGCAGCATACACTGATTCGTTCGCCGCATCCGAGTCCGTTGTCTGCGCACCGAGGTTTTTTTGGCAGCAGGCCGTTTTCACGTGCTAACGAATGTTTACGCAATATGGGGCTTCAAGAAATTGATTGGCAAATTCCTAACTTGTAA
- a CDS encoding DUF1259 domain-containing protein — MAEQVRVSPQFKRLCTQFARILGGESEIEEGPVCFVTRMTNLRESILGRRTRSPLVQMQMFSFESLDKSGRALCLGETAVHQNQVNRLMSNLRKRGIKVTAVHNHWLKEQPRLMYMHWESIDNPVAFARKTKESIAFLG, encoded by the coding sequence ATGGCTGAACAAGTTAGAGTGAGCCCGCAATTCAAAAGGCTCTGTACCCAATTTGCAAGAATTCTGGGAGGCGAATCGGAAATCGAGGAAGGTCCGGTTTGTTTTGTCACGCGTATGACGAACCTAAGGGAATCCATCTTGGGAAGAAGAACGCGCTCCCCTTTGGTTCAGATGCAAATGTTTTCCTTCGAATCTCTTGATAAATCGGGCCGCGCGCTTTGTTTGGGTGAGACTGCCGTTCACCAAAATCAGGTGAATCGATTGATGTCGAATCTCCGCAAACGTGGGATAAAAGTAACAGCGGTTCATAATCACTGGCTAAAAGAACAACCTCGTTTAATGTATATGCATTGGGAATCTATTGACAATCCTGTTGCGTTTGCAAGAAAAACAAAAGAATCCATTGCATTCTTGGGTTAA
- a CDS encoding DUF1259 domain-containing protein, with the protein MAEVKASPRFRRLCNQFSAILGGTEHEITKGPVCFVSRNRRIRASILGRRTTSPLIRYQLFSFENLDSSGRALCLGETALLQSQVNQLLTNLRKNGIKVTAVHNHWLFENPRLMYIHWESIDDPIAFARKVKRSIAFLG; encoded by the coding sequence ATGGCGGAAGTGAAGGCAAGTCCTCGCTTTAGAAGATTATGTAACCAATTCTCGGCCATTCTAGGCGGAACGGAGCATGAAATAACAAAAGGACCGGTTTGTTTTGTCTCCAGAAATCGGAGAATAAGAGCATCTATTTTAGGAAGACGGACGACTTCCCCTTTGATCCGTTATCAATTATTCTCCTTTGAAAACCTGGACAGTTCCGGTCGCGCACTTTGTTTAGGGGAAACCGCTCTCTTACAAAGTCAAGTAAATCAATTGCTGACCAATCTTCGCAAAAATGGGATTAAAGTGACAGCGGTCCACAATCACTGGCTGTTTGAGAACCCGCGTTTAATGTATATTCACTGGGAGTCGATCGATGATCCCATTGCATTTGCAAGGAAAGTAAAACGCTCCATTGCATTCTTGGGTTAA
- a CDS encoding glycoside hydrolase family 3 C-terminal domain-containing protein — protein MSTQRMGAPLEGFAEFSRKVAAEGTVLLKNEGQVLPLQPNETVAVFGRTQINYYRSGTGSGGSVHVSHTTNLLGGLRDKKNITVNEQLAAAYEQWIEQNPFDNGGGGWAAEPWHQKEMPLTDELVSAARQASDKAIVVIGRTAGEDQDNANEPGSYQLTSEEKAMLQQVTTHFEHTIVVLNVSNIIDMSWIRDDSYVHPISSVIYAWHGGMEGGNAIADVLVGEVTPSGKLTDTIAYAIEDYPSTRNYGNELKNVYQEDIYVGYRFFETFRPAAVQYEFGFGLSYTSFEIEPQEARLVVREGAQYVEIGVNVKNIGTTYTGKEVVQVYYEAPQGVLGKPAKVLAAFGKTQELGPGDSQTLTISFPVHAMASYDDAGVTGQASAYVLEAGTYRLYVGTSVKNVKPIGLDGQDGYVVETLQVVEQLQEAMAPMEGFTRMKPGSRKEDGSYELTYTEVPQRKINMEERIHQNLPLTLEQTGNRGYTLRDVYGGKVSLEAFIAQLSDQDLAVIVRGEGMSSPLVTAGTASAFGGVSDSLLDYGIPVACTADGPSGIRMDSGQQATQVAIGTLLAATWNTELVEELYVMEGRELLSYNIDTLLGPGLNIRRSPLNGRNFEYFSEDPLISGVFAAACTRGIMKGGSNATLKHFACNNQEKHRSKVDAVVSERALREIYLKGFEIAVKQGGANSIMTSYNPINGHWAASNYDLNTTILRGEWGFQGIVMTDWWAIMNDVVNGGPADRKNTNWMVRAQNDLYMVVMNYGAEINAWEDNTLASLENGTLTRGELQRSAMNICRFLMHAPVFSRKQVIEEAVGTFKSAPSLAPEQAQTLSKSTQVKPVAAGSTYVKVEESGEYRIIVRIMSPESELAQSACNVTLNDQPVTTIQTNGTDGRWIRQKLVKVDLEAGYYEMKLDFVKPGLQIDWIEFKQV, from the coding sequence TTGAGTACACAGAGAATGGGAGCTCCTTTGGAAGGCTTTGCTGAGTTTAGCCGAAAGGTCGCTGCCGAAGGTACCGTATTGTTAAAGAATGAAGGACAGGTGCTTCCCCTTCAACCGAACGAAACCGTTGCTGTTTTTGGCAGAACGCAAATTAATTATTACCGCAGTGGTACGGGTTCGGGTGGGAGCGTTCATGTTTCCCATACAACGAATCTGCTCGGCGGCCTTCGGGATAAGAAGAACATCACCGTCAACGAACAATTGGCAGCTGCCTATGAACAGTGGATCGAACAAAACCCTTTCGATAATGGCGGCGGCGGTTGGGCGGCTGAACCGTGGCATCAGAAAGAAATGCCTCTGACCGATGAGCTGGTATCCGCAGCAAGACAGGCATCCGATAAGGCGATTGTTGTTATCGGGCGAACAGCGGGTGAAGATCAGGATAATGCCAATGAGCCGGGCAGTTACCAGTTAACGTCCGAAGAAAAAGCGATGCTGCAGCAGGTGACCACGCACTTCGAGCACACGATAGTTGTCCTGAATGTGTCCAACATTATCGATATGAGCTGGATACGCGATGATAGTTATGTGCACCCGATTTCCTCTGTGATTTATGCTTGGCACGGTGGAATGGAAGGCGGTAACGCGATTGCGGACGTATTGGTTGGCGAGGTGACGCCAAGCGGCAAATTAACCGACACGATTGCTTATGCGATCGAGGATTATCCATCGACCCGCAATTACGGCAACGAGCTCAAGAATGTTTATCAAGAAGATATTTATGTCGGCTACCGTTTTTTCGAAACGTTTCGACCCGCTGCCGTCCAGTATGAATTCGGCTTCGGTTTGTCGTATACGTCGTTTGAAATCGAGCCACAAGAAGCCAGGTTGGTGGTTAGAGAGGGAGCGCAATACGTTGAAATCGGAGTAAACGTAAAAAATATCGGGACCACTTATACAGGTAAAGAGGTTGTGCAAGTTTATTACGAAGCGCCGCAAGGCGTCCTGGGCAAGCCTGCCAAAGTATTGGCGGCATTCGGAAAGACGCAGGAGCTTGGGCCGGGGGATTCGCAGACGCTCACGATCAGCTTCCCGGTCCACGCCATGGCTTCCTATGATGACGCCGGTGTGACGGGACAGGCTTCCGCTTATGTCTTGGAGGCCGGAACCTACCGTTTGTATGTGGGAACCAGCGTGAAGAATGTGAAGCCTATCGGTTTGGATGGCCAAGATGGTTACGTTGTAGAAACGCTGCAAGTTGTGGAGCAGCTGCAGGAAGCCATGGCGCCAATGGAAGGCTTCACCCGAATGAAGCCGGGCAGTCGCAAGGAAGACGGCTCATACGAACTGACATATACAGAGGTGCCGCAGCGCAAGATTAACATGGAGGAGCGCATTCACCAAAACCTGCCGCTTACCTTGGAGCAAACGGGCAATCGAGGTTATACCTTAAGGGACGTTTATGGGGGAAAAGTCAGTTTGGAAGCCTTTATCGCTCAACTAAGCGATCAAGATCTGGCGGTGATCGTCAGAGGAGAAGGCATGAGCAGTCCGCTGGTTACAGCGGGAACGGCTTCGGCTTTTGGCGGGGTGAGCGACAGCTTGCTCGATTACGGAATTCCGGTGGCTTGTACGGCGGATGGGCCGTCCGGGATTCGGATGGACAGCGGACAGCAAGCAACGCAGGTGGCTATTGGAACCCTGCTTGCGGCAACCTGGAACACTGAGTTGGTCGAAGAGCTCTATGTTATGGAAGGCCGAGAGTTGCTTAGCTATAACATTGATACTTTACTTGGACCGGGTCTGAACATTCGGCGCAGCCCGCTGAATGGACGTAATTTTGAATATTTTTCGGAAGATCCGCTGATCTCGGGAGTATTTGCTGCTGCATGCACACGCGGGATTATGAAGGGCGGCTCCAATGCCACCCTGAAGCATTTTGCCTGCAACAACCAGGAGAAGCATCGCAGTAAAGTCGACGCTGTTGTGTCCGAACGCGCCCTTCGTGAAATTTATCTGAAAGGCTTTGAAATCGCGGTGAAGCAGGGCGGGGCAAACTCCATCATGACCTCGTATAACCCGATCAATGGACACTGGGCGGCTTCCAATTATGATTTGAATACCACTATTCTACGGGGAGAGTGGGGATTCCAGGGCATCGTGATGACCGACTGGTGGGCCATTATGAACGATGTAGTGAACGGAGGCCCAGCCGATCGCAAAAACACGAACTGGATGGTCCGCGCCCAAAATGATCTCTACATGGTGGTTATGAATTACGGTGCGGAAATCAATGCATGGGAAGACAATACCTTGGCATCCTTGGAAAATGGTACGCTGACTCGCGGAGAGTTACAGCGTAGCGCCATGAACATTTGTCGGTTCCTGATGCATGCGCCGGTATTTTCAAGAAAACAGGTGATCGAGGAAGCCGTAGGTACTTTTAAATCCGCTCCTTCTCTCGCGCCGGAACAAGCACAAACTTTATCGAAGAGCACGCAAGTAAAGCCGGTAGCAGCGGGGTCGACTTATGTGAAGGTCGAAGAATCCGGCGAGTACCGGATCATTGTGCGCATTATGTCTCCGGAATCCGAACTGGCCCAAAGCGCGTGCAACGTAACGCTGAACGACCAACCGGTAACCACGATTCAAACGAATGGTACCGACGGCAGATGGATCAGACAGAAGCTTGTCAAAGTAGATCTGGAAGCGGGGTATTATGAGATGAAGCTGGACTTCGTCAAGCCCGGCTTGCAGATCGACTGGATTGAATTTAAACAGGTGTAA
- a CDS encoding carboxymuconolactone decarboxylase family protein encodes MTHYYDSSNLKKIPELMQLAPEASASFLAFEKDVYQTLNHIPLKTKELIAVAIAHVTGCPYCIDVHVKKFKQLGGTREEILEAVFVATTTRAGAILSHATHAVVAYDTTTASPDDVQQNEPPDQPECFC; translated from the coding sequence ATGACCCATTATTACGACTCTTCCAACTTAAAGAAAATTCCCGAGCTTATGCAGCTTGCCCCCGAGGCCTCCGCCTCTTTTCTAGCCTTTGAAAAAGACGTCTACCAGACACTCAATCACATCCCGCTAAAGACAAAAGAACTGATTGCCGTGGCCATCGCCCATGTTACAGGTTGCCCTTATTGCATCGACGTTCATGTGAAGAAATTCAAACAATTAGGCGGTACACGAGAAGAAATCCTTGAAGCTGTATTCGTAGCAACGACTACTCGCGCAGGTGCCATCCTCAGTCACGCCACCCATGCAGTAGTTGCATATGACACCACAACAGCTTCCCCAGACGACGTGCAGCAAAATGAACCTCCGGATCAACCAGAGTGTTTTTGCTAG
- a CDS encoding DUF2892 domain-containing protein, with product MELIPMMRRYDMKNVGGIDRLFRFILSFPLLFVLFYLDSNWRYIGLIGLVLLFNVLTRICFINRIFGINSCRIKRGTGERPL from the coding sequence ATGGAATTAATTCCAATGATGCGGAGGTATGATATGAAAAATGTCGGTGGTATCGACCGGTTATTCCGGTTCATTCTGAGTTTCCCTCTTCTGTTTGTTCTTTTTTATCTAGATAGTAACTGGAGGTACATCGGTCTGATCGGGCTAGTTTTATTGTTTAATGTCCTGACTCGAATCTGCTTCATCAACCGTATTTTCGGGATCAATTCCTGCCGGATAAAGAGAGGGACAGGTGAGAGACCGCTATGA
- a CDS encoding Crp/Fnr family transcriptional regulator, translating into MNPSEIDRITAVLPFLSTIPHRDWQHAELVSIDPSTPHRIQEGHMLQHAMFMVKGSVRIHKISEQGREITLYRVQGGQSCVLMMASILGESEYEASASIEVESEILLISVGVFREWMDHNKPLRQFIYQQFVQRITAVTNLLEDIAFKPMNYRLAHFLYTNTNDDLTALKITHEQLAVELGTAREVISRMLKDFQNQGILSLSRGNIRLTDRLALEEIIQQYLS; encoded by the coding sequence ATGAATCCCTCTGAAATTGATCGAATAACCGCTGTTCTCCCTTTCCTGTCCACGATTCCGCATCGTGATTGGCAACACGCTGAGCTCGTGTCCATAGACCCTTCTACTCCGCATAGGATTCAAGAGGGCCATATGCTGCAGCATGCGATGTTTATGGTGAAGGGAAGCGTCCGAATTCATAAGATTAGTGAGCAAGGAAGAGAAATTACCTTATACCGAGTCCAAGGCGGGCAAAGCTGCGTGCTCATGATGGCAAGTATTCTGGGAGAATCGGAATATGAAGCCTCGGCTTCAATTGAAGTGGAAAGCGAAATTTTGCTTATTTCGGTAGGCGTATTTAGAGAATGGATGGATCATAACAAACCTCTTAGACAATTTATTTATCAGCAATTTGTGCAGAGAATAACGGCCGTTACGAACCTTCTCGAGGACATTGCATTTAAACCGATGAACTATCGACTTGCCCATTTTTTATATACGAATACGAATGACGATCTAACAGCATTGAAGATCACGCATGAACAGTTAGCCGTAGAGCTAGGAACAGCCCGGGAAGTCATTAGTCGAATGCTAAAGGACTTTCAAAACCAAGGAATCCTGTCGCTATCCAGAGGGAATATCCGTCTTACCGATCGATTGGCTCTAGAGGAGATCATCCAGCAATACTTATCGTGA
- a CDS encoding aldolase: MLQTYKPTAYKAFGFSIHSDIPLPELQPVVLPDAFADIVIRYADLTERWLGRPDKSNKTFLCTEDRVMFRVPELAVFAIEGGTTISVSPEKGAAEDKIRLYVLGSCMGALLLQRKILPLHGSAVVIDHKAYAFIGHSGHGKSTLASAFLQKGYQLVTDDVIAVTLDQQNTPYVTPAYPQQKLWQESLEVFGMDSRHFRPLFDRETKFAIPVTSQFSNKPLPLAGIFELVKTDCRQLHIRAVDKLEKLPLLHRHTYRNQLLSGSGLTKWHFDITARMSGSMAMYQIQRPLNEHTVHQLTALVLDTISE; this comes from the coding sequence ATGCTTCAAACGTATAAGCCAACCGCATATAAGGCCTTCGGGTTTTCCATCCATAGTGACATTCCCCTGCCTGAGTTACAGCCCGTCGTCCTCCCGGATGCTTTTGCCGATATTGTCATCCGTTATGCTGATCTGACCGAAAGATGGCTTGGAAGACCTGATAAGTCAAATAAAACATTCTTATGTACCGAAGATAGGGTCATGTTCAGAGTACCTGAACTCGCTGTTTTTGCAATAGAGGGCGGGACGACCATTTCTGTCTCCCCAGAGAAGGGCGCTGCAGAGGATAAAATCCGGCTGTACGTGCTTGGATCTTGTATGGGTGCCCTTTTACTGCAGCGTAAAATACTCCCCCTGCACGGCAGTGCGGTAGTCATTGACCATAAAGCCTATGCCTTCATCGGCCACTCGGGACACGGGAAGTCGACGCTGGCCTCTGCCTTTCTGCAGAAAGGATATCAATTGGTAACGGATGATGTCATCGCTGTGACGCTGGATCAGCAAAATACTCCTTATGTAACGCCAGCTTACCCTCAACAAAAGCTTTGGCAGGAAAGCCTCGAAGTTTTTGGAATGGACTCCCGTCATTTCCGGCCCTTGTTCGACCGTGAAACCAAGTTCGCCATCCCCGTTACATCCCAATTCTCCAACAAGCCCCTGCCGCTGGCTGGCATCTTTGAGCTCGTTAAAACGGATTGCCGTCAACTGCATATACGTGCGGTTGATAAATTAGAGAAGCTGCCACTGTTGCATCGTCATACCTATCGAAACCAACTTCTATCCGGCAGCGGATTAACGAAGTGGCATTTTGACATTACGGCCCGCATGTCCGGCAGTATGGCTATGTACCAGATTCAACGTCCATTAAACGAACATACCGTGCACCAGCTAACGGCCCTGGTCTTAGATACCATAAGTGAGTAA
- a CDS encoding paeninodin family lasso peptide, with protein MKKEWSVPALEVLDIKMTMAGPGSAIPDAVQPDPDEMVHTS; from the coding sequence ATGAAAAAGGAATGGAGCGTACCTGCTTTGGAGGTTCTTGACATCAAAATGACCATGGCTGGTCCTGGTAGTGCGATTCCGGATGCAGTGCAACCGGATCCGGATGAAATGGTTCACACCAGCTAA
- a CDS encoding asparagine synthase-related protein — translation MSAIAGIYRFNGEAVQSEHGGLIMEALRQYPANQSRLWNMDHVMLGCHAQWITEQSVQECLPYYDSNRGLAITADAIIDNRDELMDQLQVPHHSRQHMTDSEVLLLAYEKWSERMPERLVGDFAFIIWDERKQLLFGARDFSGARTLYYHHNEQQICFCTAINPLFSLPFIHKEINETWLAEFLAIHGVFEPPDVSTTIYKNILQLPPSHKIIIKNDNVSISRYHSLSDVIPLQLASSEEYEEAFREIFNNAVTARLRRTKRNVGAHLSGGLDSGSVVSFAARALEHEKRSLHTFSYVPETGFVDWTPKHRLADERPLIKQTVQFVGNINDHYLDFSGRSAFTEIDDWIDILESPYKFFDNSFWLRGIFEHAEQRDIGILLNGARGNYSISWGPAIEYYTKLLKNLKWLQLTQEIKRYSRYVGVGRRRLYSIVGRKAIPVLKQRSSSIASGDFPQLINSDYAKRVGIYEKLHDLTFTGIGSTDDLPDDPLEARRVHFERVNMWSATGTSNCKLSLRYSLWSHDPSNDLRVIRFCLSTPMEQFVQKGMDRALIRRSTKGWLPDSIRLNHRTRGIQAADSIHRMLSDWPVFLAELDRVSHDSRMQQIINMPVIHDALAEARQGISPNQAYNPAIKLLMRSVILYRFLQKNF, via the coding sequence ATGAGTGCTATTGCCGGTATTTATCGTTTTAATGGGGAAGCGGTCCAGTCGGAACATGGCGGACTTATCATGGAGGCTTTGAGGCAATATCCGGCCAACCAAAGCAGGTTATGGAACATGGATCACGTCATGTTGGGTTGTCATGCACAGTGGATTACGGAGCAATCCGTCCAGGAATGTTTACCTTACTACGATTCGAACCGGGGGCTTGCCATAACGGCTGACGCCATTATCGACAACCGCGATGAATTAATGGATCAATTGCAAGTGCCGCATCACTCGAGGCAACATATGACAGACAGTGAAGTTCTGCTCCTTGCTTATGAGAAATGGTCCGAACGAATGCCGGAACGGTTGGTCGGGGACTTTGCTTTCATCATTTGGGACGAGAGAAAGCAGCTCCTTTTCGGAGCCAGGGACTTCTCAGGCGCAAGGACGCTCTATTACCATCATAATGAGCAGCAGATCTGCTTCTGTACGGCCATTAATCCTTTATTTTCATTACCTTTTATACATAAAGAAATCAATGAAACATGGCTGGCTGAGTTTCTGGCAATCCATGGCGTTTTTGAACCACCGGATGTATCCACTACGATTTACAAAAACATCCTTCAGCTACCGCCATCTCATAAAATCATCATTAAGAATGATAACGTATCGATTAGCCGATACCATAGCCTCTCGGATGTCATTCCTTTGCAACTGGCATCATCAGAAGAGTATGAGGAGGCTTTCCGGGAAATATTCAACAATGCCGTAACCGCACGGCTTCGGCGAACGAAGCGAAACGTCGGAGCTCATCTCAGCGGAGGATTGGATTCAGGTTCGGTGGTTAGTTTTGCGGCCAGAGCGTTAGAGCATGAAAAACGTTCGTTACATACCTTCAGTTACGTGCCAGAAACCGGATTTGTGGATTGGACGCCGAAGCACAGACTTGCAGACGAGAGACCTCTCATTAAGCAAACGGTACAATTCGTGGGGAACATTAACGACCACTATTTGGATTTCTCCGGAAGAAGTGCTTTCACGGAAATCGATGATTGGATTGACATCCTGGAGTCTCCATATAAGTTTTTTGATAATTCGTTTTGGCTTAGGGGCATTTTCGAGCATGCAGAACAACGAGATATCGGGATTCTGCTTAATGGAGCCAGAGGAAATTACAGCATCTCTTGGGGACCTGCGATCGAATATTACACCAAACTCCTGAAGAACCTCAAGTGGCTTCAGCTAACGCAGGAAATTAAACGATATAGCAGGTACGTCGGAGTGGGTCGCAGACGGCTATATTCCATTGTCGGTCGTAAAGCTATCCCGGTATTGAAACAGCGAAGCTCTTCAATCGCTTCCGGCGATTTCCCACAATTAATCAATTCCGACTACGCCAAACGAGTGGGTATTTATGAGAAACTCCATGACCTTACGTTTACGGGAATCGGCTCGACAGACGATCTGCCTGACGACCCCTTGGAAGCGAGAAGAGTGCATTTCGAAAGAGTCAACATGTGGAGTGCAACCGGTACAAGTAATTGTAAACTTTCTCTTCGTTACTCTTTATGGAGCCATGATCCCTCGAATGATCTAAGGGTTATCCGCTTCTGTTTATCAACTCCCATGGAGCAATTCGTTCAGAAAGGGATGGACCGTGCTTTAATTCGTCGTTCTACTAAAGGCTGGCTCCCTGATTCCATCCGTCTCAACCATCGAACAAGAGGGATTCAAGCAGCAGATTCAATCCACCGAATGCTAAGTGACTGGCCTGTGTTTTTAGCAGAACTGGACCGTGTATCCCACGATTCCCGAATGCAGCAGATCATCAACATGCCTGTCATACACGATGCCTTAGCAGAAGCCCGCCAAGGGATCAGCCCGAATCAAGCCTACAATCCCGCCATTAAACTGCTTATGCGCAGCGTAATTTTGTATCGATTCCTACAAAAAAATTTCTGA
- a CDS encoding VanZ family protein, whose product MRIVLTIIWALALFIFTCSVNFNLLIQYHIIDFQLNPNPDWSELLRLDFQWASQDWILRKIGHLIGFFILALLASNFGKYKSAFYWAIIYAALTEILQLFFFRGGRIYDVINDSFGVLLAYLFCLILFNTSSRHKRILIEVVHPFPSKKNNK is encoded by the coding sequence ATGCGCATCGTTCTTACGATCATCTGGGCTCTTGCCCTGTTTATCTTCACTTGCTCCGTTAACTTCAATCTGTTAATCCAATATCATATTATTGATTTCCAACTCAATCCGAATCCCGATTGGTCGGAGTTGTTAAGGCTTGATTTCCAATGGGCTAGCCAGGACTGGATTTTACGGAAAATAGGCCATCTTATCGGATTCTTTATTCTTGCCTTGCTCGCTTCAAATTTCGGGAAATATAAATCGGCTTTTTATTGGGCTATTATCTACGCTGCTTTAACGGAGATTCTTCAGCTTTTCTTTTTTCGGGGAGGCCGGATCTATGATGTGATTAACGACTCCTTCGGTGTTCTACTGGCTTATCTATTTTGTTTAATCCTGTTCAACACTAGCTCAAGACATAAAAGAATTTTAATCGAGGTTGTACATCCTTTTCCAAGCAAGAAAAATAATAAATAA